The following proteins are co-located in the Carassius auratus strain Wakin chromosome 7, ASM336829v1, whole genome shotgun sequence genome:
- the mybpc3 gene encoding myosin-binding protein C, cardiac-type isoform X2, producing the protein MPEPTKKTVSAFTKKPKTQAAEIGATVIFEAETEKPDVKVRWQRDSKDIASSYKYTISAEGNMHSLTINNIVQEDAVGYAVIAGVSKVKFELKIKESEVKEPQKAVSPDPAVAEPKHEEPKEATPTPTGSSAPDTSGTLSDGSAPEGLPESHRPDTRQDLTGLFTEKPQSGEVNVGENITFVARVCGESLLKKPTVKWFKGKWMDLASKSGKHLQLKEHYDRNSKVYSFEMHIIAAKANYAGAYRCEVSSRDKFDSCNFDLVVHEARTTDGLDIRTAFRRTSTEASEDSGELDFSALLKKRDSFLKTVPRESQWSLLLFWTPLHCMVERRFQSFSFLWYRAVHVSTEPEVDVWEILQKAPPSEYEKIAFQYGITDLRGMLKRLKKMKKEEKKSAAFLRKLDPAYQVEKGHKIKMQVEVANPDAEVKWLKNGQEIHPTGSKYIFESVGNKRFLTINNCTLADDAAYTCMIGEEKTVTELFVKEPPVLILRNLEDQMVMKGERVEFECEVSEEGAQVKWEKDGVELTRDESFKYRFKTDGCKHVLIINDVTKEDCGHYRVKTNGGQSLAELMVQEKQLEVYQNIADLTVKAKDQAVFKCEVSDENVKGIWYKNGVEVKPDARTLITHIGRIHKLTIDDVKPEDEADYTFVPEGYAFNLSAKLNFLEVKIDFVPRQDPPKIHLDCTGRTAESTILVVAGNKLRLDVPITGDPAPTVVWTKGEKGSFKEGESRPEPRHTWTVKNGEVLTDSDGRVHVQSTKGHCIFTIEGAERQDEGVYSVIVRNPAGEDTADINVKVVDVPDPPAAPRILSVGEDSCVVQWDPPLFDGGQPVIGYVLERKKKKSYRWMRLNFDPHKETTYEAKRMIEGVSYEMRVYAVNAIGMSRPSAASQPFVPVAPTSEPTGLCVDDISDTTISLKWKPPERMGSAELEGYGVEYCKEGSDEWIPALSGLTEKTSVVICDLPTGEKMQFRVRAYNMAGPSLPATLQQAVTIREIMQRPKIWLPRNLRQTLIKKVGETINLVIPFQGKPRPQVTWIKDEEPLDPKQVSIRNSDTDTILFIRRSERKDSGKYEVQVQIENVQDRASVNIQIVDLPGPPQNLKIIDVWGFNVALEWKPPKDNGNCDITGYTIQKADKKTQEWYTVYEQYRRTNCVVSDLIMGNEYMFRVYAMNMVGLSPELCISKDSAYIQKTGIVYKPPSYKEHDFSEAPKFTHPLASRSVIAGYNATLSCSVRGIPKPKITWYKNKMDITNEAKYRMFSNQGVLTLEIRKPCPFDGGVYTCKAVNDSGEDVVECKLEVRSKQ; encoded by the exons TCTCAGCTTTCACCAAGAAACCAAAGACTCAGGCGGCTGAGATTGGGGCAACGGTCATATTTGAAGCAGAGACTGAGAAGCCTGATGTAAAAGTGAGATGGCAGCGAGACTCCAAGGACATTGCATCCAGTTACAAATACACCATCTCAGCGGAGGGCAATATGCACTCTCTCACCATAAACAATATAGTTCAGGAGGATGCAGTGGGATATGCAGTTATAGCTGGGGTGTCAAAGGTCAAATTTGAATTAAAGATAAAAGAATCAGAAG TGAAGGAACCACAGAAAGCTGTGTCTCCAGACCCTGCAGTTGCAGAACCTAAGCATGAAGAACCTAAAGAGGCTACACCAACACCTACTGGAAGCTCAGCCCCGGACACCAGTGGAACCCTGTCAGATGGCTCAGCACCTGAAG GTCTGCCTGAGAGTCATCGGCCTGACACAAGGCAGGACCTCACTGGTCTCTTCACTGAAAAGCCTCAAAGTGGGGAGGTAAATGTAG GTGAGAACATTACTTTTGTTGCCCGGGTGTGTGGTGAATCTCTGCTGAAGAAGCCCACAGTAAAATGGTTCAAAGGAAAGTGGATGGATCTGGCCAGCAAGTCGGGAAAGCACCTGCAACTCAAAGAGCACTATGACCGCAACTCTAAG GTGTACTCTTTTGAGATGCATATCATTGCAGCTAAAGCCAACTATGCTGGAGCTTATCGTTGTGAGGTCTCCTCTAGAGACAAGTTCGACAGCTGTAATTTTGACCTGGTAGTACATG AGGCTCGTACAACAGATGGGCTTGATATTCGGACTGCATTTAGACGCAC TAGCACAGAAGCAAGTGAAGACTCAGGAGAACTGGACTTCAGTGCTTTACTGAAAAAGAG AGA CAGTTTCTTAAAAACTGTCCCACG tgaaagtcaatggagTCTATTGCTATTTTGGACCCCACTGCATTGTATGGTTGAAAGACGTTTTcagtcattttctttcttgtggTACAG AGCTGTTCATGTGAGCACAGAGCCTGAGGTAGATGTATGGGAAATCCTCCAGAAGGCTCCACCATCAGAGTATGAAAAGATTGCCTTCCAGTATGGAATCACAGACCTGCGGGGGATGCTTAAGAgactcaaaaaaatgaaaaaagaagagaagaaaagtgCAG CATTTCTGAGGAAGCTGGACCCAGCCTACCAAGTCGAAAAGGGACACAAGATCAAAATGCAAGTTGAAGTGGCCAATCCAGATGCAGAGGTTAAATGGCTAAAGAATGGACAAGAGATACACCCAACTGGAAG CAA GTACATCTTTGAGAGCGTAGGCAACAAACGCTTCCTCACCATCAACAACTGTACTCTGGCAGATGATGCTGCTTATACGTGCATGATTGGAGAAGAGAAGACTGTCACTGAGCTCTTTGTTAAAG AGCCTCCCGTTCTGATCCTACGTAACCTAGAGGATCAGATGGTCATGAAGGGAGAACGAGTAGAGTTTGAGTGTGAAGTGTCTGAAGAGGGGGCTCAAGTCAAATG GGAGAAAGATGGAGTGGAACTTACCCGAGATGAGTCCTTTAAATATCGCTTCAAGACAGATGGATGTAAGCATGTCCTTATCATTAATGATGTGACCAAGGAGGACTGTGGCCACTACAGAGTGAAAACCAATGGAGGGCAATCTTTAGCAGAGCTCATGGTTCAGG AGAAACAGCTAGAGGTCTATCAAAACATTGCTGACCTGACAGTGAAGGCCAAAGACCAGGCTGTGTTCAAATGTGAAGTTTCTGATGAGAATGTAAAAGGCATCTGGTACAAAAATGGAGTGGAGGTGAAACCTGATGCCAGAACTCTTATCACACACATTGGCAg gaTTCATAAACTGACCATTGATGATGTAAAGCCAGAGGATGAGGCTGACTACACCTTCGTTCCTGAGGGCTATGCCTTCAATCTCTCTGCCAAGCTCAACTTTTTAG AGGTCAAGATTGACTTCGTTCCTCGCCAAG atcctCCCAAGATTCATTTGGACTGCACGGGCCGCACCGCTGAGTCTACAATCTTGGTTGTGGCTGGAAACAAACTGCGACTAGATGTACCAATTACTGGAGATCCTGCCCCCACTGTGGTTTGGACAAAAGGAGAAAAG GGTAGCTTTAAGGAGGGAGAGTCGCGACCTGAACCAAGGCATACATGGACAGTGAAGAACGGTGAA GTGCTGACAGACTCAGATGGGCGTGTCCATGTGCAGAGTACCAAAGGCCATTGTATCTTTACCATTGAGGGGGCGGAGCGTCAGGATGAGGGCGTGTACTCTGTCATTGTACGTAATCCTGCTGGAGAGGATACAGCTGACATTAATGTCAAAGTTGTTG ATGTGCCAGACCCACCTGCAGCTCCCAGAATCCTTAGTGTCGGTGAAGATTCATGCGTTGTTCAATGGGATCCCCCACTCTTTGATGGTGGCCAGCCAGTCATAG GTTATGTTCTTGAACGGAAGAAGAAAAAGAGCTATAGATGGATGAGACTCAATTTTGATCCTCATAAAGAGACCACATATGAAGCCAAAAGAATGATTGAGGGTGTATCCTACGAAATGCGTGTTTACGCAGTAAACGCCATCGGCATGTCACGCCCCAGTGCTGCCTCCCAGCCATTTGTGCCAGTTG CTCCGACCAGCGAGCCCACTGGCCTGTGTGTGGATGACATCAGCGATACCACCATCTCTCTGAAATGGAAACCTCCAGAGAGGATGGGCTCAGCTGAACTCGAAGGCTATGGGGTTGAATACTGCAAAGAAGGCT CTGATGAATGGATTCCTGCATTGTCGGGTCTCACAGAAAAGACCTCTGTGGTCATCTGTGACCTGCCAACTGGAGAGAAGATGCAGTTCCGCGTGAGGGCTTATAACATGGCAGGCCCAAGCCTTCCTGCCACATTGCAACAAGCAGTCACCATCCGTGAAATCATGC AGCGACCCAAAATCTGGCTACCCCGTAACCTCCGCCAGACACTCATCAAGAAAGTAGGAGAAACGATTAACCTGGTAATCCCCTTCCAG GGTAAACCACGACCTCAAGTGACCTGGATAAAGGACGAAGAGCCTCTGGACCCTAAGCAGGTCAGCATACGAAACAGCGACACTGATACCATCCTCTTCATCAGGAGATCTGAGAGAAAGGATTCTGGGAAGTATGAAGTTCAAGTGCAAATTGAGAatgtgcaggacagggccagtgTGAACATACAGATTGTTG ACCTGCCAGgcccaccccaaaatttaaagaTAATAGATGTTTGGGGCTTCAACGTTGCCCTGGAGTGGAAACCACCGAAGGATAATGGAAACTGTGACATCACAGGCTACACCATCCAGAAGGCTGATAAGAAAACCCAG GAATGGTACACCGTGTACGAGCAGTACCGGCGCACCAACTGTGTGGTCTCAGACCTGATCATGGGGAATGAGTACATGTTTCGTGTGTATGCCATGAATATGGTGGGTCTGAGTCCAGAGCTTTGCATCTCCAAAGACAGCGCCTACATCCAGAAAACAG GCATTGTGTACAAGCCTCCTTCCTACAAAGAGCATGATTTCTCTGAGGCCCCCAAGTTCACACATCCTCTCGCGAGTCGCTCAGTTATTGCTGGATACAATGCTACACTCAGCTGCTCTGTAAGAGGCATCCCAAAG CCTAAAATCACATGGTACAAAAACAAGATGGACATTACAAATGAGGCCAAGTACCGTATGTTCAGCAATCAGGGTGTGCTGACTCTGGAGATCCGTAAGCCGTGTCCGTTTGATGGAGGTGTGTACACGTGTAAGGCAGTCAACGACAGCGGAGAAGACGTAGTAGAATGCAAACTGGAAGTTCGCT CTAAACAGTGA
- the mybpc3 gene encoding myosin-binding protein C, cardiac-type isoform X1, with protein sequence MPEPTKKTVSAFTKKPKTQAAEIGATVIFEAETEKPDVKVRWQRDSKDIASSYKYTISAEGNMHSLTINNIVQEDAVGYAVIAGVSKVKFELKIKESEVKEPQKAVSPDPAVAEPKHEEPKEATPTPTGSSAPDTSGTLSDGSAPEGLPESHRPDTRQDLTGLFTEKPQSGEVNVGENITFVARVCGESLLKKPTVKWFKGKWMDLASKSGKHLQLKEHYDRNSKVYSFEMHIIAAKANYAGAYRCEVSSRDKFDSCNFDLVVHEARTTDGLDIRTAFRRTSTEASEDSGELDFSALLKKRDSFLKTVPRESQWSLLLFWTPLHCMVERRFQSFSFLWYRAVHVSTEPEVDVWEILQKAPPSEYEKIAFQYGITDLRGMLKRLKKMKKEEKKSAAFLRKLDPAYQVEKGHKIKMQVEVANPDAEVKWLKNGQEIHPTGSKYIFESVGNKRFLTINNCTLADDAAYTCMIGEEKTVTELFVKEPPVLILRNLEDQMVMKGERVEFECEVSEEGAQVKWEKDGVELTRDESFKYRFKTDGCKHVLIINDVTKEDCGHYRVKTNGGQSLAELMVQEKQLEVYQNIADLTVKAKDQAVFKCEVSDENVKGIWYKNGVEVKPDARTLITHIGRIHKLTIDDVKPEDEADYTFVPEGYAFNLSAKLNFLEVKIDFVPRQDPPKIHLDCTGRTAESTILVVAGNKLRLDVPITGDPAPTVVWTKGEKGSFKEGESRPEPRHTWTVKNGEVLTDSDGRVHVQSTKGHCIFTIEGAERQDEGVYSVIVRNPAGEDTADINVKVVDVPDPPAAPRILSVGEDSCVVQWDPPLFDGGQPVIGYVLERKKKKSYRWMRLNFDPHKETTYEAKRMIEGVSYEMRVYAVNAIGMSRPSAASQPFVPVAPTSEPTGLCVDDISDTTISLKWKPPERMGSAELEGYGVEYCKEGSDEWIPALSGLTEKTSVVICDLPTGEKMQFRVRAYNMAGPSLPATLQQAVTIREIMQRPKIWLPRNLRQTLIKKVGETINLVIPFQGKPRPQVTWIKDEEPLDPKQVSIRNSDTDTILFIRRSERKDSGKYEVQVQIENVQDRASVNIQIVDLPGPPQNLKIIDVWGFNVALEWKPPKDNGNCDITGYTIQKADKKTQEWYTVYEQYRRTNCVVSDLIMGNEYMFRVYAMNMVGLSPELCISKDSAYIQKTGIVYKPPSYKEHDFSEAPKFTHPLASRSVIAGYNATLSCSVRGIPKPKITWYKNKMDITNEAKYRMFSNQGVLTLEIRKPCPFDGGVYTCKAVNDSGEDVVECKLEVRSQVTKEDIKK encoded by the exons TCTCAGCTTTCACCAAGAAACCAAAGACTCAGGCGGCTGAGATTGGGGCAACGGTCATATTTGAAGCAGAGACTGAGAAGCCTGATGTAAAAGTGAGATGGCAGCGAGACTCCAAGGACATTGCATCCAGTTACAAATACACCATCTCAGCGGAGGGCAATATGCACTCTCTCACCATAAACAATATAGTTCAGGAGGATGCAGTGGGATATGCAGTTATAGCTGGGGTGTCAAAGGTCAAATTTGAATTAAAGATAAAAGAATCAGAAG TGAAGGAACCACAGAAAGCTGTGTCTCCAGACCCTGCAGTTGCAGAACCTAAGCATGAAGAACCTAAAGAGGCTACACCAACACCTACTGGAAGCTCAGCCCCGGACACCAGTGGAACCCTGTCAGATGGCTCAGCACCTGAAG GTCTGCCTGAGAGTCATCGGCCTGACACAAGGCAGGACCTCACTGGTCTCTTCACTGAAAAGCCTCAAAGTGGGGAGGTAAATGTAG GTGAGAACATTACTTTTGTTGCCCGGGTGTGTGGTGAATCTCTGCTGAAGAAGCCCACAGTAAAATGGTTCAAAGGAAAGTGGATGGATCTGGCCAGCAAGTCGGGAAAGCACCTGCAACTCAAAGAGCACTATGACCGCAACTCTAAG GTGTACTCTTTTGAGATGCATATCATTGCAGCTAAAGCCAACTATGCTGGAGCTTATCGTTGTGAGGTCTCCTCTAGAGACAAGTTCGACAGCTGTAATTTTGACCTGGTAGTACATG AGGCTCGTACAACAGATGGGCTTGATATTCGGACTGCATTTAGACGCAC TAGCACAGAAGCAAGTGAAGACTCAGGAGAACTGGACTTCAGTGCTTTACTGAAAAAGAG AGA CAGTTTCTTAAAAACTGTCCCACG tgaaagtcaatggagTCTATTGCTATTTTGGACCCCACTGCATTGTATGGTTGAAAGACGTTTTcagtcattttctttcttgtggTACAG AGCTGTTCATGTGAGCACAGAGCCTGAGGTAGATGTATGGGAAATCCTCCAGAAGGCTCCACCATCAGAGTATGAAAAGATTGCCTTCCAGTATGGAATCACAGACCTGCGGGGGATGCTTAAGAgactcaaaaaaatgaaaaaagaagagaagaaaagtgCAG CATTTCTGAGGAAGCTGGACCCAGCCTACCAAGTCGAAAAGGGACACAAGATCAAAATGCAAGTTGAAGTGGCCAATCCAGATGCAGAGGTTAAATGGCTAAAGAATGGACAAGAGATACACCCAACTGGAAG CAA GTACATCTTTGAGAGCGTAGGCAACAAACGCTTCCTCACCATCAACAACTGTACTCTGGCAGATGATGCTGCTTATACGTGCATGATTGGAGAAGAGAAGACTGTCACTGAGCTCTTTGTTAAAG AGCCTCCCGTTCTGATCCTACGTAACCTAGAGGATCAGATGGTCATGAAGGGAGAACGAGTAGAGTTTGAGTGTGAAGTGTCTGAAGAGGGGGCTCAAGTCAAATG GGAGAAAGATGGAGTGGAACTTACCCGAGATGAGTCCTTTAAATATCGCTTCAAGACAGATGGATGTAAGCATGTCCTTATCATTAATGATGTGACCAAGGAGGACTGTGGCCACTACAGAGTGAAAACCAATGGAGGGCAATCTTTAGCAGAGCTCATGGTTCAGG AGAAACAGCTAGAGGTCTATCAAAACATTGCTGACCTGACAGTGAAGGCCAAAGACCAGGCTGTGTTCAAATGTGAAGTTTCTGATGAGAATGTAAAAGGCATCTGGTACAAAAATGGAGTGGAGGTGAAACCTGATGCCAGAACTCTTATCACACACATTGGCAg gaTTCATAAACTGACCATTGATGATGTAAAGCCAGAGGATGAGGCTGACTACACCTTCGTTCCTGAGGGCTATGCCTTCAATCTCTCTGCCAAGCTCAACTTTTTAG AGGTCAAGATTGACTTCGTTCCTCGCCAAG atcctCCCAAGATTCATTTGGACTGCACGGGCCGCACCGCTGAGTCTACAATCTTGGTTGTGGCTGGAAACAAACTGCGACTAGATGTACCAATTACTGGAGATCCTGCCCCCACTGTGGTTTGGACAAAAGGAGAAAAG GGTAGCTTTAAGGAGGGAGAGTCGCGACCTGAACCAAGGCATACATGGACAGTGAAGAACGGTGAA GTGCTGACAGACTCAGATGGGCGTGTCCATGTGCAGAGTACCAAAGGCCATTGTATCTTTACCATTGAGGGGGCGGAGCGTCAGGATGAGGGCGTGTACTCTGTCATTGTACGTAATCCTGCTGGAGAGGATACAGCTGACATTAATGTCAAAGTTGTTG ATGTGCCAGACCCACCTGCAGCTCCCAGAATCCTTAGTGTCGGTGAAGATTCATGCGTTGTTCAATGGGATCCCCCACTCTTTGATGGTGGCCAGCCAGTCATAG GTTATGTTCTTGAACGGAAGAAGAAAAAGAGCTATAGATGGATGAGACTCAATTTTGATCCTCATAAAGAGACCACATATGAAGCCAAAAGAATGATTGAGGGTGTATCCTACGAAATGCGTGTTTACGCAGTAAACGCCATCGGCATGTCACGCCCCAGTGCTGCCTCCCAGCCATTTGTGCCAGTTG CTCCGACCAGCGAGCCCACTGGCCTGTGTGTGGATGACATCAGCGATACCACCATCTCTCTGAAATGGAAACCTCCAGAGAGGATGGGCTCAGCTGAACTCGAAGGCTATGGGGTTGAATACTGCAAAGAAGGCT CTGATGAATGGATTCCTGCATTGTCGGGTCTCACAGAAAAGACCTCTGTGGTCATCTGTGACCTGCCAACTGGAGAGAAGATGCAGTTCCGCGTGAGGGCTTATAACATGGCAGGCCCAAGCCTTCCTGCCACATTGCAACAAGCAGTCACCATCCGTGAAATCATGC AGCGACCCAAAATCTGGCTACCCCGTAACCTCCGCCAGACACTCATCAAGAAAGTAGGAGAAACGATTAACCTGGTAATCCCCTTCCAG GGTAAACCACGACCTCAAGTGACCTGGATAAAGGACGAAGAGCCTCTGGACCCTAAGCAGGTCAGCATACGAAACAGCGACACTGATACCATCCTCTTCATCAGGAGATCTGAGAGAAAGGATTCTGGGAAGTATGAAGTTCAAGTGCAAATTGAGAatgtgcaggacagggccagtgTGAACATACAGATTGTTG ACCTGCCAGgcccaccccaaaatttaaagaTAATAGATGTTTGGGGCTTCAACGTTGCCCTGGAGTGGAAACCACCGAAGGATAATGGAAACTGTGACATCACAGGCTACACCATCCAGAAGGCTGATAAGAAAACCCAG GAATGGTACACCGTGTACGAGCAGTACCGGCGCACCAACTGTGTGGTCTCAGACCTGATCATGGGGAATGAGTACATGTTTCGTGTGTATGCCATGAATATGGTGGGTCTGAGTCCAGAGCTTTGCATCTCCAAAGACAGCGCCTACATCCAGAAAACAG GCATTGTGTACAAGCCTCCTTCCTACAAAGAGCATGATTTCTCTGAGGCCCCCAAGTTCACACATCCTCTCGCGAGTCGCTCAGTTATTGCTGGATACAATGCTACACTCAGCTGCTCTGTAAGAGGCATCCCAAAG CCTAAAATCACATGGTACAAAAACAAGATGGACATTACAAATGAGGCCAAGTACCGTATGTTCAGCAATCAGGGTGTGCTGACTCTGGAGATCCGTAAGCCGTGTCCGTTTGATGGAGGTGTGTACACGTGTAAGGCAGTCAACGACAGCGGAGAAGACGTAGTAGAATGCAAACTGGAAGTTCGCT CTCaagtcacaaaagaagacatCAAGAAATGA